A genomic window from Streptomyces sp. WMMC940 includes:
- the ehuA gene encoding ectoine/hydroxyectoine ABC transporter ATP-binding protein EhuA, whose protein sequence is MPADTDLTKQNDELIRFTNVTKRFGDNTVLDDLCFSVRPGKHVTLIGPSGSGKTTILRLLMTLARPDSGTIDVNGGRLFPAGEKERREVRKKIGMVFQQFNLFPNMTVLRNITEAPVRVLGLSKDEAEERARELLDLVGLADRVDARPSQLSGGQQQRVAIARALAMRPQVLLLDEVTSALDPELVAGVLDVLRDIARTTDITMLCVTHEMNFARDISDEVLMFDAGKVIESGSPEKIFSEPEQDRTREFLGAVL, encoded by the coding sequence TTGCCCGCTGACACCGACCTCACCAAGCAGAACGACGAGCTCATCCGTTTCACGAACGTCACCAAGCGCTTCGGGGACAACACCGTCCTGGACGACCTGTGCTTCTCGGTCCGCCCCGGCAAGCACGTCACGCTGATCGGGCCCTCCGGGTCCGGGAAGACCACCATCCTGCGGCTGCTGATGACACTGGCGCGTCCCGACTCGGGCACGATCGACGTCAACGGCGGCCGGCTGTTCCCGGCCGGCGAGAAGGAACGCAGAGAGGTCCGCAAGAAGATCGGCATGGTCTTCCAGCAGTTCAACCTCTTCCCCAACATGACCGTGCTGCGGAACATCACCGAGGCCCCGGTGCGGGTGCTCGGGCTCTCCAAGGACGAGGCCGAGGAACGCGCCCGCGAGCTGCTGGACCTGGTCGGCCTCGCCGACCGCGTCGACGCGCGGCCCTCCCAGCTGTCGGGCGGCCAGCAGCAGCGGGTGGCCATCGCCCGGGCGCTCGCGATGCGGCCGCAGGTGCTGCTGCTGGACGAGGTGACCTCGGCGCTCGACCCGGAGCTGGTCGCGGGAGTGCTCGACGTCCTCAGGGACATCGCCCGCACCACCGACATCACGATGCTCTGCGTCACCCATGAGATGAACTTCGCCCGGGACATCTCCGACGAGGTCCTGATGTTCGACGCCGGGAAGGTGATCGAGTCCGGATCCCCGGAGAAAATCTTCTCGGAACCCGAGCAGGACCGTACTCGTGAGTTTCTCGGGGCGGTGCTCTGA
- the ehuD gene encoding ectoine/hydroxyectoine ABC transporter permease subunit EhuD: MTWDWSAVADFMPRFWEGVLVTLQILVLGSLLSFTLGLVWALGLRSGSRIVRWPVGMVTEFIRNTPLLVQLFFLFFVLPEWGVQFSALTTGTIAIGLHYSTYTAQVYRAGIDAVPAGQWEAATALSLPAHRTWSAVILPQAVRRIAPALGNYVIAMLKDTPLLAGISVLEMLQQSRLESAATFQYTEPLTVVGIAFILIAYPASLLVRTLERRLAR; this comes from the coding sequence GTGACCTGGGACTGGTCCGCGGTCGCGGACTTCATGCCGCGTTTCTGGGAGGGCGTGCTCGTCACGCTGCAGATCCTGGTGCTGGGCTCGCTGCTGTCCTTCACGCTCGGCCTGGTCTGGGCGCTGGGACTGCGCTCCGGCTCGCGCATCGTGCGCTGGCCGGTGGGGATGGTCACCGAGTTCATCCGCAACACCCCGCTACTGGTGCAGCTGTTCTTCCTGTTCTTCGTGCTGCCGGAGTGGGGGGTGCAGTTCTCCGCGCTCACCACGGGCACGATCGCGATCGGCCTGCACTACTCGACGTACACCGCGCAGGTCTACCGGGCCGGCATCGACGCCGTACCGGCCGGACAGTGGGAGGCGGCGACGGCCCTGAGCCTGCCGGCCCACCGGACCTGGTCCGCCGTGATCCTGCCGCAGGCGGTCCGCCGGATCGCGCCCGCCCTCGGCAACTACGTCATCGCGATGCTCAAGGACACTCCGCTCCTCGCCGGGATCAGCGTGCTGGAGATGCTCCAGCAGTCCCGGCTGGAGAGCGCGGCGACCTTCCAGTACACGGAGCCGCTGACGGTCGTCGGCATCGCCTTCATCCTCATCGCCTACCCGGCATCCCTGCTCGTACGGACCCTGGAGCGCCGCCTTGCCCGCTGA
- the ehuC gene encoding ectoine/hydroxyectoine ABC transporter permease subunit EhuC has translation MTSGLWQNWVLPGIWITVQLTLYSAALATAVAFGVGMARTHRSKAVRFVAAFYTEVFRGTSALVLMFWLFFVLPPLLGWQLVPMWAAVLALGLSYGAYGAEIVRGALNAVTPAQREAGVALSFTPWQRMRLILLPQAVPEMIPSFCNLAVELLKGTALVSLLGVGDVSFAAYLVRLATQESAQIYTVTLLIYFVLAFLITRSMKALERKTKANLGVVVK, from the coding sequence ATGACCTCCGGACTCTGGCAGAACTGGGTGCTTCCGGGGATCTGGATCACCGTCCAGCTCACCCTCTACAGCGCCGCGCTGGCCACCGCCGTCGCGTTCGGTGTCGGTATGGCCAGAACTCATCGCTCCAAGGCGGTCCGCTTCGTCGCGGCCTTCTACACCGAGGTGTTCCGCGGGACCTCGGCACTGGTCCTGATGTTCTGGCTGTTCTTCGTCCTCCCGCCGCTGCTGGGGTGGCAGTTGGTGCCCATGTGGGCGGCCGTGCTCGCCCTCGGCCTGTCCTACGGCGCGTACGGCGCGGAGATCGTGCGCGGCGCGCTGAACGCCGTCACGCCGGCCCAGCGGGAGGCCGGCGTCGCGCTGAGCTTCACGCCCTGGCAGCGGATGCGGCTGATCCTGCTGCCGCAGGCCGTGCCCGAGATGATCCCGTCCTTCTGCAACCTGGCGGTCGAGCTGCTGAAGGGCACGGCACTGGTCTCACTGCTGGGTGTGGGCGACGTGTCGTTCGCGGCCTACCTGGTGCGGCTGGCGACCCAGGAGAGCGCGCAGATCTACACGGTCACGCTGCTGATCTACTTCGTGCTCGCGTTCCTCATCACCCGCTCGATGAAGGCCCTGGAACGGAAGACCAAGGCGAACCTGGGGGTGGTGGTCAAGTGA
- the ehuB gene encoding ectoine/hydroxyectoine ABC transporter substrate-binding protein EhuB — MAPDTRHPIRRRSLLLGTAGALGAAGVAGATGCARVPSGNSLARLRSQGTVRLGIAGEVPYGYIDEQGEFTGEAPELAKAVFKRLGVANVQPVATDFASLIPGLNSQQFDVVSAGMYINKERCAQVIFSDPEYQMLDSFIVRKGNPKNLHNYEDVVRTKAKFATGTGYAEIGYAVAAGYPEKDIVILQDQVAGLNAVESGRVDVFAGTALTTREVVRKSRKAEATKPFAAIVDGKKKIDGGGFAFRPTDTELRDAFNAEIHKMKKSGELFRILSRFGFTKAEMTELTAKELCR; from the coding sequence ATGGCTCCAGACACCAGACATCCGATACGCAGGCGCAGCCTGCTCCTGGGGACCGCCGGCGCACTCGGTGCGGCCGGCGTCGCCGGTGCGACGGGTTGCGCACGGGTCCCCTCCGGCAACAGCCTGGCCAGACTGAGATCCCAGGGCACGGTGCGGCTCGGCATCGCGGGCGAGGTGCCGTACGGATACATAGACGAACAGGGCGAGTTCACCGGGGAGGCCCCGGAACTGGCGAAGGCGGTCTTCAAGCGGCTCGGGGTGGCGAACGTGCAGCCGGTGGCGACCGACTTCGCCTCACTCATCCCCGGCCTCAATTCACAGCAGTTCGATGTCGTTTCAGCCGGAATGTACATCAACAAGGAACGCTGCGCGCAGGTCATCTTCTCCGATCCCGAATACCAGATGCTCGACTCCTTCATCGTGCGCAAGGGGAATCCGAAGAACCTGCACAATTACGAGGATGTCGTGCGGACCAAGGCGAAGTTCGCAACGGGCACCGGATACGCCGAGATCGGCTACGCCGTGGCGGCCGGGTACCCCGAGAAGGACATCGTCATCCTCCAGGACCAGGTGGCCGGACTGAACGCCGTCGAGTCCGGGCGCGTCGACGTCTTCGCCGGGACCGCGCTCACGACCCGCGAAGTGGTCCGCAAGAGCAGGAAGGCCGAGGCGACGAAGCCGTTCGCGGCGATCGTCGACGGCAAGAAGAAGATCGACGGCGGGGGTTTCGCCTTCCGGCCGACCGACACCGAGCTTCGGGACGCCTTCAACGCCGAGATCCACAAGATGAAGAAGAGCGGCGAACTCTTCCGCATCCTGAGCCGGTTCGGCTTCACCAAGGCCGAGATGACCGAGCTCACGGCGAAGGAGCTGTGCCGATGA
- a CDS encoding DUF3830 family protein, with protein MADRFIEVSLTKRGVHCTARLLDDRAPLTCQAVWDALPLGGDVYHAKYARNEIYALFPAFADREPPLENPTVTPIPGDLCYFTFSGTELGTAAYGYDRDLSRPVTVDLALFYERNNLLLNGDTGWVPGIVWGQVVEGLDRMADACQDLWRAGALGETLSFRRA; from the coding sequence ATGGCCGATCGATTCATCGAAGTCTCGCTCACCAAGCGCGGAGTGCACTGCACCGCGCGGCTCCTGGACGACCGGGCGCCGCTGACCTGCCAGGCCGTGTGGGACGCGCTGCCGCTCGGCGGCGACGTGTACCACGCGAAGTACGCACGCAACGAGATCTACGCCCTGTTCCCCGCCTTCGCCGACCGGGAGCCACCGCTGGAGAACCCGACGGTGACCCCGATCCCGGGCGACCTCTGCTACTTCACCTTCAGCGGTACGGAACTGGGGACCGCCGCGTACGGCTACGACCGGGACCTGTCCCGGCCGGTGACCGTCGACCTCGCGCTCTTCTACGAACGCAACAACCTGCTGCTCAACGGCGACACCGGCTGGGTGCCGGGCATCGTGTGGGGCCAGGTGGTCGAGGGCCTCGACCGGATGGCCGACGCCTGCCAGGACCTGTGGCGCGCCGGGGCACTCGGCGAGACGCTGTCGTTCCGCCGCGCCTGA
- a CDS encoding amidase, which yields MTPEPNDLSALTARHLIAGYERGDFSPLEAVRAVLDRAEAAQRRTNAFVRIDGDRALAQAEAATERRRRKEPLGPLDGVPVTVKDILLQAGGPTLRGSRTVRPDGPAWDEDAPAVARLREQGAVLLGKTTTPEFGWKGVTDSPLTGVTRNPYDVSRTAGGSSGGSAAAVALGAAPLSIGTDGGGSVRIPASFCGIFGLKPTYGRIPLYPSSPFGTLAHAGPMTRDAADAALLLDALSGPDWRDWSQLAPAPSTGEGLAEGVKGLRVAYSPSFGGQVAVRPAVASAVRGAVERLAGLGAWVEEADPDITDPVEAFHTLWFTGAARVVQRFGREQRELLDPGLREICAEGERASALDYLAAVDARMELGRRLGRFHTAYDLLITPTLPITAFEAGVEVPRGSGHRRWTGWTPFTYPFNLTQQPAATVPCGVDEDGLPVGVQLVGPRHADALVLRAAHALYASGAAALPAPPAAG from the coding sequence ATGACTCCTGAGCCGAACGACCTGAGTGCCCTGACCGCACGTCACCTCATCGCCGGCTACGAGCGCGGCGACTTCTCCCCGCTGGAGGCGGTCCGGGCGGTCCTCGACCGGGCCGAGGCGGCGCAGCGCCGCACGAACGCGTTCGTCCGGATCGACGGCGATCGCGCGCTGGCGCAGGCGGAGGCGGCCACCGAGCGCCGCCGGAGGAAGGAGCCGCTGGGCCCCCTCGACGGCGTACCGGTCACGGTCAAGGACATCCTGCTGCAGGCGGGCGGGCCGACGCTCCGGGGCTCCAGGACGGTGCGCCCGGACGGCCCGGCCTGGGACGAGGACGCCCCTGCCGTGGCACGGCTGCGCGAGCAGGGAGCGGTGCTCCTCGGCAAGACGACGACGCCGGAGTTCGGCTGGAAGGGCGTCACGGACTCCCCGCTGACCGGGGTCACCCGCAATCCGTACGACGTCTCCCGCACGGCCGGCGGATCCAGCGGCGGGAGCGCGGCGGCCGTGGCGCTGGGCGCGGCCCCGCTGTCGATCGGCACGGACGGCGGCGGATCGGTCCGCATCCCGGCGTCGTTCTGCGGGATCTTCGGGCTGAAGCCGACGTACGGCCGGATCCCGCTCTATCCGTCGAGTCCGTTCGGCACGCTGGCCCATGCCGGGCCGATGACCAGGGACGCGGCGGACGCGGCACTGCTGCTGGACGCGCTGAGCGGCCCCGACTGGCGGGACTGGTCCCAACTGGCGCCCGCACCGAGTACGGGCGAGGGCCTCGCCGAAGGAGTGAAGGGGCTGCGGGTCGCGTACTCGCCGTCCTTCGGCGGTCAGGTGGCGGTCCGCCCGGCCGTCGCCTCGGCGGTGCGCGGGGCGGTGGAGCGGCTGGCCGGGCTGGGCGCCTGGGTCGAGGAGGCGGACCCGGACATCACCGACCCGGTGGAGGCCTTCCACACCCTGTGGTTCACCGGTGCGGCACGCGTGGTGCAGCGCTTCGGCCGGGAGCAGCGGGAACTGCTGGACCCGGGGCTGCGGGAGATCTGCGCGGAGGGCGAGCGGGCCTCGGCCCTCGACTACCTCGCCGCCGTGGACGCCCGGATGGAGCTCGGACGCCGGCTCGGGCGGTTCCACACCGCGTACGACCTGCTGATCACACCGACGCTGCCGATCACCGCCTTCGAGGCGGGCGTGGAAGTGCCGAGGGGCTCCGGGCACCGGCGCTGGACGGGGTGGACCCCGTTCACGTACCCGTTCAACCTCACCCAGCAGCCGGCGGCGACGGTGCCGTGCGGGGTGGACGAGGACGGGCTGCCGGTAGGCGTCCAGTTGGTCGGCCCCCGCCACGCGGACGCCCTGGTCCTGCGCGCGGCGCACGCCCTCTATGCGTCGGGCGCGGCGGCGCTGCCGGCACCGCCCGCCGCCGGCTGA
- a CDS encoding D-2-hydroxyacid dehydrogenase has translation MSVPVLLVLEADPPPRLGSLAGRADVRYADAGSLAAELPGADALLVWDFTSDAVRLAWPGGGPRPRWVHTPSAGVDRLLCPEFSASDTVLTNARGIFEQPIAEYVAALVLTMAKDLPGTLELQRQRRWRHRESLPVAGGRAVVVGAGPIGLAIARTLRALGLDVAVTGRTARPGVHGSEELDGLLARADWIVCAAPLTEATRGMFDARRFSLMRPSARFVNVGRGALVVEDDLVPALTGRRIAGAALDVFEEEPLTPDSRLWDVPGLIVSPHMSGDTVGWRDRLGEQFVELFDLWSAGKPLPNVVDKKRGYVPSHDS, from the coding sequence ATGTCCGTACCGGTTCTCCTCGTACTGGAAGCAGACCCTCCGCCGCGGCTCGGCAGTCTCGCCGGACGCGCCGACGTCCGGTACGCGGACGCCGGCTCCCTCGCCGCCGAACTGCCCGGGGCCGACGCCCTCCTGGTGTGGGACTTCACCTCCGACGCGGTGCGGCTGGCCTGGCCCGGGGGCGGCCCGCGGCCCCGCTGGGTGCACACCCCGAGCGCCGGTGTCGACCGGCTGCTCTGCCCCGAGTTCTCGGCCTCCGACACGGTCCTGACCAACGCCCGCGGGATCTTCGAGCAGCCCATCGCCGAGTACGTGGCCGCCCTGGTGCTCACGATGGCCAAGGACCTGCCGGGGACCCTGGAGCTCCAGCGGCAGCGGCGGTGGCGGCACCGCGAGTCACTGCCGGTGGCGGGCGGCCGGGCGGTCGTGGTCGGTGCCGGCCCGATCGGACTGGCGATCGCACGCACGCTGCGGGCGCTGGGCCTCGACGTCGCCGTCACCGGACGCACGGCCCGCCCCGGGGTGCACGGCTCCGAGGAGCTGGACGGGCTTCTCGCACGCGCCGACTGGATCGTGTGCGCGGCCCCGCTGACGGAGGCCACCCGGGGCATGTTCGACGCCCGGCGGTTCTCGCTGATGCGCCCCTCGGCCCGCTTCGTCAACGTCGGACGGGGCGCGCTGGTGGTGGAGGACGACCTGGTCCCGGCGCTGACCGGGCGGAGGATCGCGGGCGCCGCCCTGGACGTCTTCGAGGAGGAGCCGCTGACACCTGACAGCCGGCTGTGGGACGTGCCGGGGTTGATCGTCTCGCCGCACATGAGCGGGGACACCGTCGGCTGGCGCGATCGGCTGGGCGAGCAGTTCGTCGAACTGTTCGACCTCTGGTCGGCCGGAAAGCCGCTGCCGAACGTGGTCGACAAGAAACGTGGGTACGTCCCCTCCCATGACTCCTGA
- a CDS encoding maleate cis-trans isomerase family protein produces the protein MDVSLEVSFLGGPDPQRGIGVVAPFDFALDRELWRWVPDGVSLRLTRTPFVPVEVSLDLARIVSEHETLREAVRALAASEPEVVAYACTSGSFVGGVAGERAMCEAMTTAGEVASVTTSGALLEALEELGARRIAVVTPYTESVTRSLEDYLAEGGVSVTGRAFLGLTRHIWRVPYRSVVDMARQAVVGAADALFISCTNLPTYDAIPQLEAELRMPVLSANQVTMWAALRRIGVYAVGPYQALLMRTAGPHEEPPPPPAPPVPPVVPPVAQPEEQEGWT, from the coding sequence ATGGATGTGTCCCTCGAAGTTTCGTTTCTGGGCGGTCCCGACCCGCAGCGCGGGATCGGTGTGGTCGCCCCGTTCGACTTCGCACTCGACCGGGAGCTGTGGCGCTGGGTGCCCGACGGCGTCTCGCTGCGTCTGACCAGGACCCCGTTCGTGCCGGTCGAGGTCTCGCTCGACCTCGCGCGCATCGTCAGTGAGCACGAGACCCTGCGCGAGGCGGTCCGGGCACTGGCCGCCTCCGAGCCCGAGGTCGTCGCCTACGCCTGCACCAGCGGCAGTTTCGTCGGCGGTGTGGCGGGCGAGCGGGCGATGTGCGAGGCGATGACCACGGCGGGGGAGGTCGCCTCGGTGACCACCTCGGGCGCGCTGCTGGAAGCCCTGGAGGAGCTGGGCGCCCGCCGGATCGCCGTCGTCACGCCGTACACGGAGTCGGTGACCCGTTCGCTGGAGGACTACCTGGCCGAGGGCGGGGTATCGGTCACGGGCCGCGCCTTCCTCGGACTGACCCGGCACATCTGGAGGGTGCCGTACCGGTCGGTGGTGGACATGGCACGCCAGGCGGTGGTGGGTGCGGCGGACGCCCTCTTCATCAGCTGCACGAACCTGCCGACGTACGACGCGATACCCCAGCTGGAGGCGGAGCTGCGCATGCCGGTGCTCTCGGCGAACCAGGTCACGATGTGGGCGGCGCTGCGCAGGATCGGCGTGTACGCCGTCGGTCCCTACCAGGCCCTGCTGATGCGGACCGCCGGTCCGCACGAGGAGCCGCCGCCCCCGCCGGCCCCGCCCGTGCCGCCGGTCGTGCCACCCGTCGCCCAGCCGGAGGAACAGGAAGGATGGACATGA
- a CDS encoding maleate cis-trans isomerase family protein has protein sequence MTTVGLLYPGHSAEDDYPRIAVLLGSDIRLPVFHTDIGEDAHREDALIEMGAADRLAAGVEELRLAGAESLVWACTSGSFVRGRDGAQQQIRELAQAAGLPASSTSFAFVHAAQALGVGRVAVAATYPDDVTGLFEKFLESSGIGVVAARASGIVTAAEVGTWEREQVLELARSGDDPRAEAVLMPDTALHTAAHLKELEETLGKPVLTANQVTVWEGLRLAGRRAWADGLGALFARPDHWPEEE, from the coding sequence ATGACGACCGTCGGACTCCTCTACCCCGGGCACTCCGCCGAGGACGACTACCCCAGGATCGCGGTCCTGCTCGGAAGCGACATCAGGCTGCCCGTCTTCCACACCGACATCGGCGAGGACGCGCACCGGGAGGACGCGCTGATCGAGATGGGGGCCGCGGACCGGCTGGCGGCAGGGGTGGAGGAACTGCGGCTGGCCGGCGCGGAGTCCCTGGTGTGGGCCTGTACGAGCGGCAGCTTCGTCCGGGGCCGGGACGGCGCCCAGCAGCAGATCCGCGAGCTGGCGCAGGCCGCCGGGCTGCCGGCGTCGAGCACGTCGTTCGCCTTCGTCCACGCCGCTCAGGCGCTGGGCGTCGGCCGGGTGGCGGTCGCGGCCACCTACCCGGACGACGTGACCGGGCTCTTCGAGAAGTTCCTGGAGTCGTCGGGCATCGGGGTGGTCGCGGCCCGGGCGAGCGGGATCGTCACGGCCGCCGAGGTCGGCACCTGGGAGCGCGAGCAGGTGCTGGAGCTGGCCCGGTCCGGGGACGACCCGAGGGCGGAGGCGGTGCTCATGCCGGACACCGCGCTGCACACCGCCGCCCACCTCAAGGAGCTGGAGGAGACCCTCGGCAAGCCGGTCCTCACGGCGAATCAGGTGACCGTGTGGGAGGGCCTGCGGCTGGCCGGGCGGAGGGCGTGGGCGGACGGCCTGGGGGCCCTGTTCGCCCGCCCGGACCACTGGCCGGAGGAGGAGTAG
- a CDS encoding LLM class flavin-dependent oxidoreductase yields MHDNAGGTSVDTPAPARAADEIRATAQGGAPVPLSVLDLVTVGSGSTAGQALRTSVDLARLAERRGYHRHWVAEHHSMPGVASSSPAVILAHLAAHTERIRLGSGGVMLPNHAPLVIAEQFGTLEALAPGRVDLGLGRAPGTDGATAAALRRADGLGSEAGGEGADDFPQQLAELTRFLDDDFPDGHPYARIHAVPGPVQATAPGGVQSAARPPVWLLGSSGFSARLAGVLGLPFAFAHHFSARNTVPALDLYRDSFRPSKVLDAPYALIGVAALASDDAREARRQVMTGVLSMLRLRTGRPGLIPAPEEAEAYDFGPMEREFVEGRLADVVHGTPDEVRAGLDALQKRTGADELMITTNAHGGEARLRSYELIADAYGLPG; encoded by the coding sequence ATGCACGACAACGCAGGAGGCACCTCAGTGGACACACCGGCCCCAGCGCGCGCGGCCGACGAGATCCGGGCAACGGCGCAGGGCGGCGCGCCCGTGCCGCTCTCGGTACTGGACCTGGTCACCGTGGGCAGCGGCAGTACCGCCGGCCAGGCGCTGCGCACCAGCGTGGACCTCGCCCGGCTCGCCGAACGGCGCGGCTACCACCGGCACTGGGTCGCCGAGCACCACTCGATGCCCGGCGTCGCCTCGTCCTCCCCGGCTGTGATCCTCGCCCACCTCGCCGCCCACACCGAGCGCATCCGCCTCGGCTCAGGCGGCGTCATGCTGCCCAACCACGCTCCTCTGGTGATCGCCGAACAGTTCGGCACACTCGAGGCGCTGGCGCCGGGCCGGGTCGACCTGGGCCTCGGCCGCGCGCCGGGGACCGACGGCGCCACCGCCGCCGCGCTGCGCCGCGCCGACGGGCTGGGGTCGGAGGCCGGGGGAGAGGGCGCCGACGACTTCCCGCAGCAGCTCGCCGAGCTGACGCGCTTCCTGGACGACGACTTCCCGGACGGCCACCCGTACGCCCGGATCCACGCCGTCCCCGGCCCGGTCCAGGCCACCGCCCCCGGCGGGGTCCAGTCCGCCGCCCGGCCCCCCGTCTGGCTGCTGGGCTCCTCCGGTTTCAGCGCCCGGCTCGCCGGAGTGCTCGGGCTGCCGTTCGCCTTCGCCCACCACTTCTCGGCGCGGAACACCGTCCCGGCGCTCGACCTCTACCGGGACTCCTTCCGCCCGTCGAAGGTCCTGGACGCCCCCTACGCACTGATCGGCGTGGCGGCGCTCGCCTCGGACGACGCCCGCGAGGCACGGCGCCAGGTGATGACCGGAGTGCTCTCGATGCTGCGGCTGCGCACGGGCCGGCCGGGGCTGATCCCGGCGCCCGAGGAGGCCGAGGCGTACGACTTCGGCCCGATGGAGCGGGAGTTCGTGGAAGGCCGACTGGCCGACGTCGTCCACGGCACGCCCGACGAGGTGCGCGCCGGCCTGGACGCGCTCCAGAAGCGCACGGGCGCGGACGAGCTGATGATCACGACCAACGCCCACGGCGGGGAGGCCAGGCTGCGCTCCTACGAGCTGATCGCGGACGCGTACGGCCTGCCCGGGTAG
- a CDS encoding putative bifunctional diguanylate cyclase/phosphodiesterase, producing the protein MPPPGPAGPVRGVGADTQHADYRAAFNASRLAMALVDHEGLVVSANDALAALLGAEPDALRSRPAADLVDLASDGRSLLAYGEVLNGRSSCFRCTRRLKHADGHPVWAEVTVTPVPGGGRRVLLSVADISDRRELQARLRHLQMHDPVTRLPNRTLFFERLSSALDTSSYEHGGTGRIGLCYLDLDGFKAVNDTLGHRVGDRLLTAVASRLTECADRDAESRGGSPLVARLGGDEFAILVEDSTGTEQLADLARSVLAALQQPFDLSGQRLSVSASIGVVERAADGTTATGLMQDADTTLYWAKADGKARWTFFDPERNAHRMTRQALSSSLRPAVERGEFTLEYQPLVCMADGAVRGVEALVRWRHPQFGTLAPNRFIGIAEEDGSIVQLGRWILRTACRQARRWELEHPAEPPLFVSVNVAVRQLWDSDLVADVGGILDETGLAPHLLQLELTESAVMGSAGRPLQVLQALSDMGVRIAIDDFGTGYSNLAYLSRLPVSVLKLDGSFVRGFRYDDGTHPNPADETIVEAMVELAHRLGLTVTAECVETAGQAERLRRIGCDTGQGWLYSRAVAPDRIAGMIGISPLAV; encoded by the coding sequence ATGCCCCCTCCCGGCCCCGCCGGGCCGGTCCGCGGTGTGGGGGCCGATACGCAACACGCCGACTACCGTGCCGCGTTCAACGCCTCCCGGCTCGCCATGGCCCTCGTCGACCACGAGGGCCTCGTCGTATCCGCGAACGACGCGCTCGCCGCCCTCCTCGGCGCCGAACCGGACGCCCTCCGCTCCCGGCCCGCCGCCGATCTCGTCGACCTCGCCTCCGACGGCCGCTCCCTGCTCGCCTACGGCGAGGTGCTGAACGGGCGGAGCTCGTGCTTCCGCTGCACCCGCCGCCTCAAACACGCGGACGGCCACCCCGTCTGGGCCGAGGTCACCGTCACGCCCGTCCCCGGTGGCGGGCGGCGTGTGCTGCTCTCGGTCGCGGACATCAGCGACCGCCGTGAACTCCAGGCACGGCTGCGCCATCTCCAGATGCACGACCCGGTGACCCGGCTGCCCAACCGCACCCTGTTCTTCGAGCGGCTCAGCAGCGCCCTCGACACCTCGTCGTACGAGCACGGCGGCACGGGTCGGATCGGGCTGTGCTACCTCGACCTCGACGGCTTCAAGGCGGTCAACGACACCCTCGGCCACCGGGTGGGCGACCGGCTGCTCACGGCGGTGGCGTCCCGGCTGACCGAGTGCGCGGACCGGGACGCCGAGTCGCGCGGCGGCTCCCCTCTCGTGGCCCGGCTCGGCGGCGACGAGTTCGCGATCCTGGTCGAGGACTCCACCGGCACGGAGCAGCTCGCCGATCTGGCCCGGTCCGTCCTGGCCGCGCTCCAGCAGCCGTTCGACCTGTCGGGGCAACGGCTGTCGGTGTCCGCGTCCATCGGGGTGGTGGAGCGCGCGGCCGACGGCACCACCGCCACCGGGCTGATGCAGGACGCTGACACGACGCTGTACTGGGCGAAGGCGGACGGCAAGGCCCGCTGGACGTTCTTCGATCCCGAGCGCAACGCGCACCGGATGACCCGTCAGGCCCTGTCCTCGTCGCTCAGACCGGCGGTGGAGCGCGGGGAGTTCACGCTGGAGTACCAACCGCTGGTGTGCATGGCGGACGGAGCGGTCCGGGGTGTGGAGGCCCTGGTGCGCTGGAGGCACCCGCAGTTCGGCACGCTCGCGCCGAATCGGTTCATCGGAATTGCCGAGGAGGACGGGTCGATCGTCCAGCTGGGCCGCTGGATCCTGCGCACCGCGTGCCGGCAGGCCCGCCGGTGGGAACTCGAGCACCCGGCGGAACCGCCGCTCTTCGTCAGCGTCAACGTCGCCGTGCGCCAGCTGTGGGACTCCGACCTGGTCGCCGATGTGGGCGGGATCCTCGACGAGACGGGCCTCGCACCCCATCTGCTGCAGCTGGAGCTCACCGAGTCCGCGGTCATGGGCTCGGCCGGGCGGCCGCTGCAGGTACTCCAGGCGCTGAGCGACATGGGCGTGCGGATCGCGATCGACGACTTCGGGACGGGCTACTCGAACCTGGCCTATCTGAGCCGTCTTCCGGTGTCGGTACTGAAGCTCGACGGCTCGTTCGTGCGCGGCTTCCGCTATGACGACGGCACGCATCCGAACCCGGCGGACGAGACGATCGTCGAGGCGATGGTCGAGCTCGCCCACCGGCTCGGTCTCACCGTCACCGCCGAGTGCGTCGAGACGGCGGGCCAGGCGGAACGGCTACGCCGCATCGGCTGCGACACCGGCCAGGGCTGGCTGTACTCGCGCGCGGTGGCGCCGGACCGGATCGCCGGGATGATCGGGATCAGTCCGCTCGCGGTCTGA